A region from the Triticum aestivum cultivar Chinese Spring unplaced genomic scaffold, IWGSC CS RefSeq v2.1 scaffold180774, whole genome shotgun sequence genome encodes:
- the LOC123172543 gene encoding uncharacterized protein, whose amino-acid sequence MATPTDEPTITMETCGGVSDDPTMETIGVLSDVPIVSKSLPIGAVSANFKVTRGFGGIAENAKVNVDTLYLRQIMTGWDANQSDVIKPNAMTGLGKTVVNNWGIYDGPGSKAKLVAKTHGMHTFAGKWSNWFTLVFVVERFEASTLQVMGANDEDEADNEWAIVGGTGEFTMARGIIQRRVYSVTDSALTHALTIEFFCRMKEVVPAPTKRGTVGGNKGSLLWEMEGKSQRLENVTIYHVGAVEGFQFSYVDEDGKIRTTGTWGRVHLDPLRKTEIKFGPTEFVKKINGAQRGGGAWLSKFEIVTTHKTYGPFGSDIGTPQFSYTVPEDETVVGFFANTDNVFVTSIGVYTI is encoded by the exons GAGCAAAAGCCTCCCCATAGGCGCCGTCTCCGCCAATTTCAAGGTCACTCGTGGCTTCGGTGGAATCGCGGAGAACGCCAAGGTGAACGTCGACACGCTGTATCTGCGCCAGATCATGACAGGCTGGGACGCGAATCAGTCGGATGTGATAAAGCCCAATGCCATGACTGGGCTAGGTAAAACTGTTGTGAATAACTGGGGGATCTATGACGGCCCTGGCTCCAAGGCGAAACTGGTTGCCAAAACGCACGGCATGCACACATTTGCCGGCAAATGGAGCAATTGGTTCACCCTGGTGTTTGTGGTCGAAAG GTTCGAAGCGTCCACTCTTCAGGTTATGGGAGCTAATGATGAGGATGAAGCAGATAATGAGTGGGCCATTGTAGGTGGGACCGGTGAATTCACAATGGCTCGCGGCATCATCCAGAGAAGAGTATATAGTGTAACAGACAGTGCATTAACACATGCGCTTACTATTGAATTCTTCTGCCGCATGAAGGAG GTCGTCCCTGCACCTACAAAGAGAGGAACAGTTGGTGGAAATAAAGGCTCCCTGCTTTGGGAAATGGAAGGCAAATCCCAACGTCTAGAAAATGTGACAATCTACCATGTAGGTGCAGTTGAAGGGTTTCAATTTTCCTACGTTGACGAAGACGGGAAAATCCGCACCACTGGCACTTGGGGTCGAGTACATCTTGATCCTTTGCGCAAGACAGAA ATAAAGTTTGGCCCAACAGAGTTTGTGAAAAAGATCAATGGGGCTCAGAGAGGAGGCGGGGCCTGGCTATCAAAATTTGAGATCGTCACCACCCACAAAACGTATGGTCCTTTTGGAAGTGACATCGGCACTCCACAATTCAGCTATACCGTGCCGGAGGACGAGACCGTGGTGGGCTTCTTCGCAAACACTGATAATGTTTTCGTCACTTCAATTGGTGTTTACACCATCTGA